Proteins from a single region of Pseudomonas sp. 10S4:
- a CDS encoding TIGR00645 family protein — MERFIENAMYASRWLLAPIYFGLSLGLLALALKFFQEVFHVIPNVFSMAESDLILVLLSLIDMALVGGLLVMVMISGYENFVSELDIDEGKEKLNWLGTMDSSSLKMKVAASIVAISSIHLLRIFMDAKNVDPEHLKWYVIIHMTFVVSAFAMGYLDKLTKH; from the coding sequence ATGGAACGCTTTATCGAAAATGCAATGTACGCCTCCCGCTGGCTGCTGGCGCCGATCTACTTCGGTTTGTCCCTGGGCTTGTTGGCGCTGGCGTTGAAGTTTTTCCAGGAAGTCTTCCATGTCATCCCCAACGTCTTCTCGATGGCGGAATCGGACTTGATCCTGGTGCTGCTGTCGTTGATCGACATGGCGCTGGTGGGCGGCTTGCTGGTGATGGTGATGATCTCCGGCTATGAGAACTTCGTGTCCGAACTGGACATTGACGAGGGCAAAGAGAAACTCAACTGGTTGGGCACCATGGATTCGTCTTCGCTGAAGATGAAAGTGGCCGCCTCGATCGTGGCGATTTCGTCGATCCACCTGTTGCGGATTTTCATGGACGCCAAGAACGTCGATCCCGAGCATCTGAAGTGGTACGTGATCATTCACATGACCTTCGTGGTGTCGGCGTTTGCGATGGGTTATCTGGATAAGCTGACCAAGCACTGA
- a CDS encoding DUF6482 family protein, with protein sequence MNLQELNAYAIAGKVDELNLISLEGGIYLLEARMHGAAYPLSDARGQMFHLRSVEHAREVLHACPAVQFNLVHTSVHDEMCGLGESVQESLKVPIAFRSTWQH encoded by the coding sequence ATGAACTTGCAAGAATTGAATGCCTACGCGATCGCCGGGAAGGTCGATGAGCTGAACCTGATCTCACTGGAAGGCGGGATCTACCTGCTGGAGGCGCGCATGCATGGCGCGGCGTATCCGCTGAGTGATGCCCGCGGCCAGATGTTTCACCTGCGTTCGGTCGAGCATGCCCGCGAAGTGCTCCACGCCTGTCCCGCCGTACAGTTCAACCTTGTGCACACTTCGGTTCACGACGAAATGTGCGGGCTCGGCGAAAGTGTGCAGGAAAGCCTGAAGGTGCCGATCGCCTTTCGTAGTACATGGCAGCACTGA